Proteins from a genomic interval of Kribbella aluminosa:
- a CDS encoding YciI family protein — protein MRFMMIFKANPESEAGQPPTEAALTAMGLVMAEMAEKGVLLAGDGLLPSSHGFRLQLDEGNRRVVDGPFAETKELIAGFCLIEVASRAEAEEWGWRCIAADALGAGDPRSSGQLEIRPIPPADYFGDNYTEEAQHRNVETFQKAAENLQKSST, from the coding sequence CCGAGGCTGGGCAGCCGCCGACCGAGGCCGCGCTGACCGCGATGGGCCTGGTGATGGCCGAGATGGCGGAGAAGGGCGTGCTGCTGGCGGGGGACGGGCTGTTGCCGAGCTCGCACGGCTTCCGGTTGCAGCTCGACGAGGGGAACCGCCGCGTGGTCGACGGTCCGTTCGCCGAGACCAAGGAACTGATCGCCGGGTTCTGCCTGATCGAGGTGGCCTCCCGGGCGGAGGCGGAGGAATGGGGCTGGCGGTGTATCGCCGCGGACGCCCTCGGCGCCGGCGATCCGCGGAGCTCCGGCCAGCTGGAGATCCGGCCGATCCCGCCGGCCGACTACTTCGGCGACAACTACACCGAGGAGGCCCAGCACCGGAACGTGGAAACCTTCCAGAAGGCCGCGGAGAACCTTCAGAAGAGCAGCACCTGA